The Carassius gibelio isolate Cgi1373 ecotype wild population from Czech Republic chromosome B18, carGib1.2-hapl.c, whole genome shotgun sequence sequence ATTTTAGTCAGTAGCGatatatttgtttgttctgtTCACTCTTTAATACTTTCGCTTCACcgtcatgtacaaacataaaaatatgcaGCTGATCAAACCAAAGAGTTTTTTCTTGATCATTTCATTTAGTAAAGGGAgtttttgtcattattgtaaacgTCTCTTTTTATAGAGGCGTGTTTTGTATCttatagtaattttattttttatattccattCTGTGATAtgtaataaacatatatataattctatCTGAATGCTTTTTGTTTGACATTAATCTCAAGTTATTTGTGAAACACTTTTAGTAAAATGACTGTCtttctacaacaacaacaaaaatatatatttttacccaGAAGCAAATCACCTGCGGTTCTCTTACACATAATTACAAGCATATatggtgtgtatatatgtatatatacaatatatatatgcaatgccATCTCTAACCAAATTGTCTAACAAATACTGCACCATGATTTGATTAGGAAATAACATTGCCTTCATATTTAAATAAGCTGCTTTGTGCACCTGACATCTTCCCCAGGTAATTGATACAAATACAAACAACACTTAGACTGAAaggtttgtgtgtgcgtgtgtgttggtgcctgtctgtttttttaaaccctatGCTCTCCGATTACCTGCATGTACCAAGTTGTCTGGGCGGGTCTTTGTGGCTGGAGAAGgtaaaaccagctaaaaccaaaaAGCTGATACACTCATCGGCTGCACTTATTGGCTAGCACGTCACTGGAGAACAAAAAGGCTATTGTGAGATCCCCTTTACCTGAGACGCTCTACATTGCATTCAAATCAGAAGGTACTTTGATTTTGCACACTTCTTCTGCAGGTTTCAGTCTTCTTGTGGAGCTTGCTGTCGTTATTGGCTTTGAAACAGGTCTCGGGTGTCCCCTCGAATGGACTTTTAGGTGGGACGATTTACAACTTGTTTTGCAGACCAATTCCTCGTCATCCCTTGTGGGACCTTCAATCATCCTTGTTCCGATCATGGCGATGGGCTTCTCCCCAGAGCAGGTGGCCTGTGTTTGTGAGGTTCTTCTCCAGAGTGGAAGCATGGATCGCTTGTCCTCGTTCTTGTGCTCTTTCCCTTCCAATTCCTCGTCATCCAGTTTGTATTTGGGAATGGCTCAGAGTCAAGAGAGTGTGCTGAAAGCGCGGGCTGCGGTCGCCTTCCACCACTGTCGTTTTGCTGAGCTCTACAGCTTGTTAGAGGAGAACACGTTCTCCCCACGCAGTCACCCTCTCCTCCAGCAGCTCTGGCTCCGGGCTCACTACATGGAGGCTGAATTGCAGAGGGGCCGCCCTCTTGGGGCCGTGGGGAAGTACCGCATCCGCCGCAAATTCCCTCTTCCTCGTACCATCTGGGATGGAGAGGAGACCAGCTACTGCTTCAAGGTGTTTAAATCTGTTGGTGGATCAGAGAGCACTGATTTATCTGTGTGTGAGTCTCAAAATAATCTTGTTTCCTTTTGGGAGTGGTTTCAAGAGCTTTCGGTTGCATCCTTTGCTCGCAGGAAAAGTCTCGCAGTGTATTGAGAGAATGGTACTGCAGAAAGCCGTACCCCTCGCCACGAGAGAAACGAGATTTGGCTGCAGCCACGGGACTCACTGCTACACAAGTCAGCAACTGGTTCAAGAACCGACGACAGCGGGACAGAGCTGCGACCAGCCGGCAGGGGTAAGAAACGCTCCCTCACTCTACATGCTCCAGGGGACAAACATAGTAGATCCCTCAGAAACTGCTGGTTAATTTTACAAATAAGAAACCGCAagcaacacactgaattaaatttgacattttaaagtagaCCGCTTTAAATGTTTGGCTTTAGATCtgtggttctcaaccagggggCTTGCTTCTgaatgactttaaatgatctaAAATAAGAGAAACCAAGCATTCAATTATGTTAATCAACTAAAGAtttataaacttattttaattgACACCTTTGGAAACTTTTTTTTGGAAATTTATAGGCCTGGAAAAGTCTTCATGGGCACTTATAATTAATAGGCAACGCATATTTCTATtgcaaactgtaaaatatttgacTGGGTAGAATTCTgagcataaaaatatttttccaaatggttgagaaccactgctttagacgCTTTGAATGAAAAGCAGCAGCTTCCTATCGTCTCCTTTGATTGGCTCCACGCTGCCCTCTGCTGGATGAGTCAAAAACCAAAAGAATCTTCAATAATCCGTTTACATATATGATCTCAGTTTGACATATTTCAGGTTTTATATCCGAGTTCTTCCTATGTTCCAGCAGAACCTCAGCAGGAGCGTTTCTGAGCTCTGATGAGGagctctcaccgccagcgagtcCCAGCACACTCTTCTCCTGCTCCCAGCAGCTCTCTGCCCAACCGCCCCCTCTCCGCCACCTGGGACCAGCACACtactgaaatcaatgaaatagaatacaagtcaaaaaaaaagttttgtaatttagatttgttttatacATTATTCCATCTACCTGGAAAGACAACATAATTGAAATAAGTGTCTTTGTAAGTCACAGCTGTCTCTGTGTGAGCTCCAGACGCTGTAAGCAGCATAAAAGAGAGCCTTTTATGCAGTTGTGTTTTCTGACTTGAGGTTGGTTGACAGTCTTGCGTAGGTTAGCAAAATGGCTGAATTGGCTTACAACACCTTCTACAAAGTCAAACTTGAGCTCTTTTAAACCAAAACAGAGCATCATTACAGCTGGCAGCAAATGCCATCTCGGCTTTCTGTAGTTATGTTTGTAGTGCACCCTAACATTTGTGCTTAAATCCCTACTGTATTTCAGGACTTGTCTACTATTTCACTTATGAAATTAGTAAAAGTTTGAATTAAAAATGCTaaagtatcttctttttttttaataatttgtggCACCTCATAACGCTACATATTGTTTCATTGCTATAACTGAATCACATTCTCTTCTCGAAGATTtctgcatgaaatcaaaattcacCCTTTCTGCTTTCTAAATGCATGTCATTGATCTCATTGTGAAtaattcatgaataaataaatacaaataaatagacTCAAATCCAGTGTCTCTTTAGGTTTATTACGAATATCCATTAGACCCTTGATGTGGTCTTTTGGCTCATAATGTAAATCGCTCAATGACTAAGGAATGTAAAAAAGATCATCTATCTCTCTTAAATCACATTCAATTCTACTCACAGACTCTTAAAACAATTGTCTCTCAATGTCTTCTTGAGAGAATCTTGTATACTGACCTTCTTGTAAAGTGCACCACCACTGCCTTTCCCCACAGCTTGAATGAACTGCATTTGAATTGCAGTTCATCAGCAAATACTGTACAAATGAGGATTAATGAGCTAAATGAAAACAGTCATTAAATGTTCCACTTCAAATTCATATCAAATGAATATGAAATCGCAAACTTATGGTCTAACGGTCTCTTAAAGGATGAAATTAGTGTTTGTGCTATTATGGCATATGGCTCTTTTCAGCAGAAAAAATCATGTACCATTCATACTCCAAATAAACACATCATTATGCTATGTGTCTCTTTGGTCATTTTGATCTATGGCTTTGTTATTATTCTTACTATTACATTCTGCTGTATCATGTTTAAAGGCTCAGATACTCAGCCAGGAAGATGGTCAGGATTCTAGAGTCTGTTTCTGTCCATTCTTCAGATGCCTCCCCTTCATCAGAAAACACCAACACCATCTCATAATGATGTACATTAATTGAGGCTTAATTCAGCACTGTGATGCAGCTGATTCTTGTTAAATATGTTTACATGTGATTCTCAGAAATCATCTAGAATGAGGGTGCCCAAACTCGGTGCTGGGCACTGTAAGtgctgggaagtcgtggcctaatggttagagagtcggactgacAATCgcaaggttgtgagttcgagtctctggccggcaggaattgtgggtggggggagtgcatgtacagtcctctctccaccttcaataccacgacttaggtgcccttgagcatcgaacccccaactgctccccaggcgccgcagcataaatggctgcccactgctccgggtgcgtgttcgtgtgcgtgtgcatgtgtgttcactgctctgtgtgtgtgcatttcggatgggttaaatgcagaggacaaattctgagtatgggtcaccacacttggctgaatgtcacttcactttcaacttgcctcaacacaggTTTTAGTATGCCTATAAGAGCTTGAtttgctggttcaggtgtgtttaattgtggTTGGAGCTAGACTCTGCAGGACACGGTGCTCCAGAACTGAGTTTGGAATCTGAATCTAGAAGAACcctcttcctcatgattgtgatCTACCTGCAGTTTTAGAACTTTAAACTCAATGTCCAGATCAGTGGCCTGCTCCAAGATAATAGCACAAACTATGGCAAAAACTTTACTCACCCTGAAAGCCATCTAAGATGTAAAAATgttgaagaaatttagcattacttcaCTCGCTCATTAacagatcttctgcagtgaatgggtgccatcagaatgagagtcccgacagctgataaaaaaacatcacaataatcaataGTCTATCAATTAAAAtttgtgatgtgaaaagctgcatgtttctaagaaataaatacatcattaaggctttttaactttaaaccaatgcttctggccaaaatatgagtccataatccataataatgctttcttcACTGAAAAAGTCCATCCACTGTGGTTCTGACATCAAAATCTACCAACACATCTGTTTAGACCTGTAATGGTGTTTTgaacttgtaaacagtgcttgattaattatatatatatatatataaaaattaatcaagcactgtttacaagttcatatatatatatatatatatatatatatatatatatatatatatatatatatatatatatatatatatatatatatatatattcttgattcagacgagattacattttaaatggagaAAGCAATATAGTGAAATTTACTATATTTTAGCATTTACTTTTATCTTCAcaatatgttattttattaactGGGGTTGGGTTGATAACTGTCATGTTTTCATCAGTTGTTTGAACTCACATtcggacggcacccattcactgcagaggatttattggcgagcaggtgatgtaatggtgaatttctccaaatcagctATTAGAAAGTTTAGAAGTTTAGATAGCAGTAGAACATGTGTTGTTCAGGCTGAGGCGTTACCCGCCGTACGCTCTGACTGCAGTCCCCGGTGCTCTCAGCGGGTCGCATCCTGCCAGCGCGTGTCCGTTATCAACGTGCACAGCTTTGGCTCCTCGGCGGGCTGTTGACGGCAGGCGTGTCCCTCCAGCCTCGGCACTGACCGCGCGCCACAAGACACGTCAGTACTTTAACCGGCCAACTTTGTCAGCTGTCGCGCTGATGctataaaacatgcatttataaGATATCTCAGAGCCTAACGAAACGGGGAATATTTTACTAAAGTGTTTTTCATTCGAATACTCAGCCCGAGCGGTGTCACGTCCTCTTGTAAACAAGAACCAGAGACGACTTTTACTCTACAAACATTACTTTTCCCGTTCAAAACGTCACATTTCACGTCTATAAAGcgattttatgtttgttaaaaaaataactaagaTACCAACAGGGATGCCCTAGAGAGCCGTCACCACCATCATCAACAGTAATATTCCTCTCGCGTCTGAATTCGCTAGatgtttataattgtttataatatgTTTATAATGCTTATGCATGTCGAACTAACAAAGGCTGTGTCGTCCTTTTCAATATTCTTCTTTTATTCTGGCGTGTAATGCGATGGTAGGGAAAGGGTTGTAGTCCACTGCAGCCTCTTTTGACTGCGCGCTTTCGCCATGGTGACGTCGAGGTAGCACGTCATCTTTAAGCGACAGGcgcttgttttttttaatcaagccACTTTtctatgaagttatttttgattcaaaacaacagaacacctgtggcagtgcgatttgtagttgtagagaaaagccacacgtgtatcagtaaatttgaagtcacataGAGAAACGTTTTCTTTCAAAAATCTAcaaatcagtctttttttttattattaaaaacgaTTCTTAGAATTTAGCATACTGACTACTTATACACTGCTTAAAAACTAGAATTGTTCAGAATGTGTagtagtttacaaaaaaaaaaaaaaatcaacaacttgTAATTGTTCAAATATGTGTAAATGTTCaataattaattgtatataaaaagttatatatattttaacatatattattatGCATTACGAACAAACctaaattaacataaacatatattatTTGCTGAGATTTGATGTAGTGACAATTTTGCGTCGTGATTGTCTTTTAGCAACAAATCAACCTTCCTTTAGCAAAttagttggcaacactggttacCTATTCTCAGCGGGAAAGTGCCCAAGCTTAAGGTTTAGAGTTAGTGTACACGTTAAGGTAACATGTTTTCGTTGGTGAATTGTACGACTTGCTGTTTTAGTGGGACATAACAAAATCTGACAAGGTAACACAAATTAACTGAACAAATGTAGCCAAAAAATCAGTGGGGGCCCGACTCGAGAGGTGTCTTGTTGGAGCAGTGACACCGTAAACCAGTTAATAAGAAATGAACTCTAAACGGAAGCTGTATGAGAGGTTTCATCTGATGTGGGTTGGGCTGTGATACACTCAACAGTTACCACTGAACCGAAGCTATTGTATAGCTGAAgctgaaaataaataagctttccatttatgTATAGTTAAGGCAATATTTCATATCAATAtcaaatacaactatttgaaaatcttgaatctgagtgtgcaaaaaaagagaaaataaaaaaacgttgtccaaatgaagtttttagcaatgcatattactcatAAAAAATTAAGTCTTGATAtgtttatggtaggaaatttacaaaatatcttaatggaacatgatctttacttaatatcctaatgattttttggcataaaagtaaatatattagtTATTACAATTAAGATAACactttacattaaatgttaattaattcgCATTAAGACAATAaagaacaatatatttatttattgttaattcgTGTTTGTTTAGAACAGTgtttaaacaaaaaggaaaaaagtctGTAATAACCAGAGTTGCCATAcctttttaccatttttttttgttttggtccGGATTCTGGAACATGATGTCGACCAAGACGGGATACCTTGGTAGGCCTAGACTCCCAAGAACATTAATATTTGATAGCCATTTTCTCCCGAAATTTGACTGAGCTTGTTTTGAGAACCAGTTGGTCTGGCtggttattgttttgtttttgatctgGCAACCCTGGTAATTATCCTAGCATTCAAAGCTTCATACATGCACAACAATAAATTTGTCtctcattcattcataaataaaaacaataaaaaaaatatttgttaatatatgcattaaaatatctCATTATTAATATTGTCATCTATACACCACCATTTAAagcatatatattttgtaataattgttTCTGAATTTTGACTGATTTCCCACCATAAATTAAGGATGCCTTTTATTTATCGTGCTATACGCATTTATGACCAGCAGAGGGCGCAAGTAATTACAGTCAACACAACCTCTTGTTCCAGTGGGGGGCGCTGTTGTTCTATGTAGggcataatttatataaaattggtGCCATTGATATGGTTTTAGGtaataaaggaataattcagCCAAAAGTGAAaacctgtcatcatttaatcagttTCTGGTTATTATGATAAATAAAATTCTATGAGAGTCAATGGGGagcagaaactgtttggttacccacattcttcaaaatcttcTTCTGTGCTCATTAGAAGAGAGAAAATCATACAgctggaacaacttgagggtaccaattttcattttagagtaaaattattattattattattattttgcaagctttatttaaataaataaactttttagaCTTGTATTCTTTATAAAGTGAACAGACTTAACAACAGAACGGGTAAATTATGAATGAACCGGTATTTGTGTCTTTGCTCTTCCAGTgtagcataaaatattatttaaataaaatgaatggtcAAGAATGTtatcattatgaaatattttaatatttttttttataaaataatgaaaacataatTTACACATATTAAATGTACACATCCCCCAAAGAAACTGAAAGATTGATCAGTTATCAATAGTTAAACGAGGAATTAGAGCCACTGTTTCATGCACGAAGCTAATGGAAACAGAGACAAAAAGATGAATTAcaataatgtttctttaaaaaaaaaagaatagaaataaaagcataaaatcaGCTTTGTACAAAAGATCATGAATCAAACAAAATATAAAGGACAAACTCAGTACCCTCTAATAATGTTACCAAATCTTGTAATTTTCAGCTTGAATTTGAcgttctgtatttaaaaaaaagaacgaaaataatcaaaataaatagtcaaaatattacacaaaaataaaccttcaaatattacagCTGGACTATACAATTTGCCATGATTTAAGAATGCGCAACACAGATGCACATAGATGTTCTCACAAGTATATTACTCATATTTACcttataaaaattttaaagaacTTAAAAACACCTCCACCCAACTAtcaaacaaacatacagtaacCCAGAACTGAGTGAGTCTGAAAAACCTCCCAATTTACGGACTGAAAAACACACAGTAAGATCTTGTAGTCACAGCAATGAGATGAGAATCTGACAAACCTGTAAAACGTGATCTAAAACAGTGGGGATGAAATGAGCTTATTATTCGTGTCATTTGAAGTCCAGAGtgatgatttataaataaaagctTCTCACATGTATACAGACCTATATTTGAAGGTACAGTCCACCCAAAAACtcattctcatgttgttccaaacctgtatgtcttgCTTTCTTCTCTGGAACTTTGaacacaatggaagtcaatgggaaccaaagcTCTTTAGTTCTTCAGAATAATTTCTTTCTTGTTCCATAGAAGAAATATATAGTCATACTactctggaacaacatgagggtgagaaaatgaaagAATGTTCATGTTTTGGTTGGAATTTCCCTTGTTGGGAGAACACATAGCGTGTTAGATGTCAGCAGTTCAAAGCTTTGTATAAAATCACTGTCTGTACAGTCACATTACTAAACAGCTGCAATGAATCTAATTTGAATCTCTCACCCCATAAATAACCAAAAACCTTTGCGTTTTACAGTGCTATTCACTGTCATAAGCATGTATATAGTTGTCTGTGTTTGTCTGAGCAAAGCAGACACCTTATATTTTCACTTATAGTATAAAGTCGAGTGACTGTTGCAGTGCCTTTGTTTTGACGTGAATAAATATGTCAGAGATGAACAGATCGGGTCACCGAGAGGGCAGCTTACGGGTCCTGAGAGAGGAGGAGATATTTTTTCCAGTCGCAGCAGGTTAAAGGGATTGAGAGAGCTGATATGAGTGGTGAATTCTAACACAGCTGAGCACTTTAAGGCAGACATGTACAGAGTAACACGGGGTACATGATAAACCATATCCGATCCAGCCTGACTGTTATTCCGGTTAGAGCGCATAACATAGAGTACAGTGTGGATCGTCTTAGTATGTAAACACGATGATCTGTCTATCTATTGCCAACAGTCGTTTCACCAGATAAACCTGAACTAAATACAAATAGAAAAATAGAGTCTGTATGGAACACAGCTGAATAGGGTTTCTTAGTGTCAGCTttgcacaaatacatacatatatacatacatatatatatatatatatatatatacatacatatatatatatatatatatatatatatatatatatatatatatatatatatatatatatatatatatatatacagtgtcaaAATCTAACAGCCCAAGTTTACACACAGTGCTATGCCAAAACCATACTAAAGAGAGCAAGTGGCATTTCCTGTCACATGACTTAAAGACTGACCGGTGTCCACGCACGGAGGAACCGATCAAAGACTTGGGGTGTAACATCACAGTTTTAGTAGTGGTTGGTTTCACTGGTCAGAAAGCGGCGGTTCTCCATCTACAGAGGCTTTATTGCAGAGTTTCAATCACTACAGGAAGTCTGTTGGAGGATAAATCAGCTGAGATGAGGATGGTTTGAATCATAGAGATGAACACGATGTACCTGCATATGAGATTATGCGATATAGAATTACACTTTTTCAGTGACATGTTATCTGTGAGTCATTCCTTCTCCCTCACAATTACAGTACCGGGACTTCTCTCAAGGTTTTGGGCAAGGCAGGATCGCTCACGTGGCTCAAGTGTTGATTTGACTGTGCAGTTAACAGGCCTCTCTGATGTTTAGCGTCTCTCCGTTTTACTGGCTCAAGCTTAGTGTCGACTCGTCGAGTACAAAAATAAATCTACAATGAGAAAATAGTCCCAAAAGTAGTTCGATCAGATGAGGAGCTCGCTCGTTTCAAGGTAGGAatcgtgtgtttgtttgttcaaaaatAGACACTTGTACTTGTGTACCGGCTTTAGGTTGAAGATTTCAAGTCTCAGGTCATCAGGGAGATTTGGGTTTCCCTCAGTCACACTTTGGTAAAGCTCACAGTTTGGTGTGTGGTGAGGATCTAGATGAGGGCGAGCGGGACAGTGGGTGTACTGGACAATACGAGACTGTGAA is a genomic window containing:
- the six9 gene encoding SIX homeobox 9 isoform X2, which encodes MAMGFSPEQVACVCEVLLQSGSMDRLSSFLCSFPSNSSSSSLYLGMAQSQESVLKARAAVAFHHCRFAELYSLLEENTFSPRSHPLLQQLWLRAHYMEAELQRGRPLGAVGKYRIRRKFPLPRTIWDGEETSYCFKEKSRSVLREWYCRKPYPSPREKRDLAAATGLTATQVSNWFKNRRQRDRAATSRQGRTSAGAFLSSDEELSPPASPSTLFSCSQQLSAQPPPLRHLGPAHY
- the six9 gene encoding SIX homeobox 9 isoform X1: MAMGFSPEQVACVCEVLLQSGSMDRLSSFLCSFPSNSSSSSLYLGMAQSQESVLKARAAVAFHHCRFAELYSLLEENTFSPRSHPLLQQLWLRAHYMEAELQRGRPLGAVGKYRIRRKFPLPRTIWDGEETSYCFKEKSRSVLREWYCRKPYPSPREKRDLAAATGLTATQVSNWFKNRRQRDRAATSRQGTSAGAFLSSDEELSPPASPSTLFSCSQQLSAQPPPLRHLGPAHY